The Prevotella fusca JCM 17724 genome includes a window with the following:
- a CDS encoding DNA cytosine methyltransferase has protein sequence MKYRFIDLFAGAGGLSEGFIRAGYEPIAHIEMDHYACDSLKTRAAFHYLKENGKLEIYEEYLKNKKEKTDGSWLWNKVPKSVIDSVIQEAIGKETLPSLFERVDKLCNGKPVDMIIGGPPCQAYSVAGRARLGKKIEEDPRNDLYKFYVDFLKHYKPKMFVFENVLGILTAKGGEPFRDLIRLVRELDYNIEFREQIASQHGVLQKRHRVIIVGWQNKRDTQEDTSYHYPYLLEEQMPYKIMRDLFCDLPIIKAGEGTLCGIVHYTKPLNDMEYLKKSGIRGVLSFTTQHIARPNNPTDREIYKQAVEQWNEGKRLRYDKLDPSLQKHKNTQTFLNRFCVVDPNGVCHTVVAHIAMDGHYYIYPTPNPTTDNVRSITIREAARIQSFPDDYFFEGSRSAAFKQIGNAVPVVLAEKIALEIKKILAHEDELRRTQNR, from the coding sequence ATGAAGTACAGATTTATAGATTTGTTTGCAGGTGCTGGTGGGCTATCAGAAGGTTTTATCAGAGCTGGTTATGAACCCATAGCACATATTGAGATGGATCACTATGCTTGTGATTCATTGAAAACTCGTGCAGCATTTCATTATTTAAAGGAGAACGGAAAACTTGAAATATACGAAGAATACCTCAAAAATAAGAAGGAAAAGACAGATGGAAGTTGGCTTTGGAATAAAGTTCCTAAATCTGTGATTGACTCTGTAATTCAAGAAGCTATAGGGAAAGAAACATTGCCAAGCCTTTTTGAAAGAGTTGACAAACTTTGTAATGGGAAGCCCGTTGATATGATAATTGGAGGTCCACCGTGCCAAGCATATTCTGTCGCTGGCCGTGCCAGATTAGGAAAGAAAATAGAAGAAGACCCTCGTAATGACTTATATAAATTCTATGTAGATTTCCTTAAGCATTATAAGCCCAAAATGTTTGTATTTGAAAATGTTTTGGGAATTCTTACTGCTAAAGGTGGAGAGCCATTTAGGGATCTTATTCGATTGGTGCGTGAGTTGGATTACAATATAGAATTTCGTGAACAGATAGCATCACAGCATGGCGTTTTACAAAAACGTCATAGGGTCATTATTGTTGGTTGGCAAAATAAAAGAGACACACAAGAAGATACCTCGTATCACTATCCGTACCTTCTTGAAGAGCAAATGCCATACAAAATAATGAGGGATTTGTTTTGTGATTTGCCTATAATCAAAGCTGGTGAAGGTACACTTTGTGGAATTGTTCATTACACAAAGCCTTTAAATGATATGGAATACCTTAAAAAATCAGGAATTAGAGGAGTCTTGAGCTTTACCACTCAGCACATTGCACGTCCTAACAATCCTACAGATAGAGAAATCTATAAGCAAGCGGTTGAACAATGGAATGAAGGGAAACGTTTACGGTATGATAAGCTTGACCCTTCACTGCAAAAACATAAAAATACGCAGACATTCTTAAATAGGTTTTGTGTGGTAGATCCTAACGGGGTATGTCACACCGTTGTAGCGCATATCGCTATGGATGGACATTATTACATATATCCAACTCCTAATCCAACTACGGATAATGTACGCTCTATTACAATACGTGAAGCTGCAAGAATACAATCATTCCCAGATGACTACTTCTTTGAAGGAAGTCGCTCTGCCGCATTTAAACAAATTGGTAACGCTGTCCCTGTAGTACTTGCAGAGAAGATTGCTTTAGAGATAAAAAAAATATTAGCTCATGAAGATGAATTACGAAGAACTCAAAACCGCTAA
- a CDS encoding site-specific integrase yields the protein MMRSTFKTLFYINRQKTKANGLTSILCRITIDGKNSVITINEECKPAEWNSKQGTTTDKKINLRLQSFRQLVEKTYRELLLKDRVVSAELLKNRLQGIATSPTTLLELSNAELQSVKEGVGKSKAEGTYTNLCYANRMLCEFIKDLGGKDIEIQSVTEELFEEYRFFLKKKGLKGSSINNYLCWLSRLMFRAVSRRIIRYNPFEHAEYEKVEKAIRFLSKSDVANLMAIKMCDSDAELARRMFIFSCFTGLAITDMEHLTFGHIKSAADGKMYIRKERQKTKVEFVVPLHPIAKAIIEQQRQLQAVKEESNNTNMNNRLIFLSCCSRSVLAAKLSIVGKACGIKQRLSYHMGRHTFGTMCLSAGIPIESIAKMMGHASISSTQIYAQVTDCKISEDMDRLIAKHQEKNKEDDKVTVKETITIGTMAIANTGRNKSMEETA from the coding sequence ATGATGAGAAGTACATTTAAGACACTGTTTTATATCAACAGACAAAAGACCAAGGCAAATGGTCTGACGTCCATACTCTGCCGTATCACGATAGATGGCAAGAACTCTGTCATTACCATAAACGAAGAATGTAAGCCTGCGGAGTGGAACTCAAAGCAGGGGACAACTACGGATAAGAAAATCAATCTTCGACTGCAATCATTCAGACAACTGGTAGAGAAGACTTATCGGGAACTGCTCCTAAAAGACAGAGTAGTAAGCGCTGAACTGCTTAAAAACAGATTGCAAGGCATAGCAACTTCTCCTACAACTTTGTTGGAGCTTAGTAATGCAGAACTACAATCGGTAAAGGAAGGTGTGGGCAAGTCTAAGGCAGAAGGTACATACACTAACCTTTGCTATGCAAATAGGATGTTATGCGAGTTTATAAAGGACTTAGGAGGTAAGGATATAGAAATCCAAAGCGTAACGGAGGAACTGTTTGAGGAATACCGATTCTTTCTTAAAAAGAAAGGGTTGAAAGGGTCTTCTATCAACAATTATCTTTGTTGGCTGAGTCGTTTGATGTTCCGTGCAGTAAGCCGGCGCATCATTCGTTATAACCCATTTGAACATGCGGAATATGAAAAGGTGGAAAAGGCTATCCGCTTTCTTAGTAAGAGTGATGTAGCAAACCTGATGGCAATAAAGATGTGTGATAGCGATGCCGAACTTGCAAGGCGGATGTTCATCTTCTCCTGCTTCACAGGTTTAGCCATTACGGATATGGAACACTTGACGTTTGGGCATATCAAGAGCGCAGCGGACGGGAAGATGTATATAAGAAAGGAGCGTCAGAAGACTAAGGTGGAATTTGTTGTGCCGTTACACCCCATAGCCAAGGCGATTATCGAGCAACAAAGGCAGCTACAAGCGGTGAAAGAAGAAAGCAATAACACGAATATGAATAATCGTCTTATCTTTCTGTCTTGTTGCAGTAGAAGTGTGTTAGCAGCAAAGCTAAGCATCGTAGGCAAGGCTTGTGGTATCAAGCAACGTCTGTCCTACCACATGGGAAGGCATACCTTCGGCACGATGTGCCTAAGTGCAGGTATTCCCATTGAGAGCATTGCAAAGATGATGGGACACGCTTCTATATCCAGTACGCAGATTTATGCGCAGGTAACGGACTGCAAGATTTCGGAGGATATGGACAGACTCATCGCCAAACATCAGGAAAAGAACAAAGAGGATGATAAGGTAACGGTAAAGGAAACTATTACCATAGGGACAATGGCTATTGCCAACACAGGCAGAAACAAAAGCATGGAGGAAACGGCATGA
- a CDS encoding helix-turn-helix transcriptional regulator gives MSVKQIPNRLKAALADNHKTSKWLADQLGKSDMTVSRWCTNRSQPSVHQLIEIANLLDVDVSELLNKTK, from the coding sequence ATGAGCGTTAAACAAATACCCAATAGATTAAAAGCCGCATTGGCAGATAATCACAAGACAAGCAAATGGCTTGCTGATCAATTAGGAAAATCAGACATGACGGTTTCCAGATGGTGTACTAACCGCTCACAACCTTCTGTCCACCAATTGATAGAGATCGCTAATCTCTTAGATGTTGATGTATCAGAACTGCTTAATAAAACAAAATGA
- a CDS encoding phosphoglycerate kinase, which translates to MKINDFNFAGHKAIVRVDFNVPLDENGHVTDETRIRGALPTLKKVLADGGALIMMSHMGKPKGKVKPELSLSQIVKNVSNALGVEVKFAKDAGNAEAEAAALKTGEALLLENLRYYPEEEGKPVGVEKGTPEFDAAKAEMKDRQKDFAKKLASYADVYVNDAFGTAHRKHASTAVIADYFDADHKMLGFLMEKEVTAIDNVLKNAQHPFTAIIGGSKVSSKLGVIKNLLDKVDNLIIGGGMGYTFIKAQGGKIGKSLHEDDLMPEALNVMAAAKEKGVNLSLSVATVCGKEFSNDTERQVFPIDQIPDEWEGMDASEESIEAWKKIILESKTILWNGPVGVFELENFAKGTGEIAKTVAQATQENGAYSLVGGGDSVAAVNKFGLADKVSYVSTGGGAMLEAIEGKVLPGVAAIQK; encoded by the coding sequence ATGAAAATTAACGATTTTAACTTCGCAGGACATAAGGCTATCGTCCGCGTAGACTTCAATGTGCCTTTGGATGAGAATGGTCATGTAACTGACGAAACACGTATCCGTGGTGCTCTGCCAACACTGAAGAAGGTACTGGCTGACGGTGGTGCTCTCATCATGATGAGCCACATGGGTAAACCAAAGGGCAAGGTTAAGCCAGAGCTTTCATTGAGCCAGATTGTCAAGAACGTAAGCAATGCTCTCGGTGTTGAGGTTAAGTTCGCTAAGGACGCTGGTAACGCTGAGGCTGAGGCTGCTGCATTGAAGACAGGCGAGGCTCTCTTGCTCGAGAACCTCCGTTACTATCCAGAGGAGGAGGGCAAGCCCGTAGGCGTAGAAAAGGGTACTCCTGAGTTCGACGCTGCAAAGGCTGAGATGAAGGACCGCCAGAAGGACTTCGCAAAGAAGCTCGCTTCATACGCTGACGTATATGTAAATGACGCTTTCGGTACTGCTCACCGTAAGCACGCATCAACAGCTGTTATCGCTGACTACTTTGATGCTGACCACAAGATGCTGGGCTTCCTCATGGAAAAAGAGGTTACAGCTATTGATAACGTATTAAAGAACGCTCAGCATCCTTTCACCGCTATCATCGGTGGTTCAAAGGTCAGCTCTAAGCTCGGTGTTATCAAGAACCTTCTCGATAAGGTTGACAACCTCATCATCGGTGGCGGTATGGGTTACACCTTCATCAAGGCACAGGGTGGTAAGATAGGCAAGTCACTCCACGAGGACGACTTGATGCCTGAGGCATTGAACGTAATGGCTGCAGCTAAGGAGAAGGGCGTAAACCTTTCACTCTCTGTTGCTACAGTCTGCGGCAAGGAGTTCTCTAACGACACAGAGCGTCAGGTATTCCCGATCGACCAGATTCCTGATGAGTGGGAAGGTATGGACGCATCAGAGGAGAGCATCGAGGCATGGAAGAAGATTATTCTCGAGTCTAAGACTATCCTCTGGAACGGTCCTGTTGGCGTATTTGAGCTGGAGAACTTTGCCAAGGGTACTGGCGAGATTGCCAAGACTGTTGCACAGGCAACTCAGGAGAACGGTGCTTACTCACTCGTCGGTGGTGGCGACTCTGTCGCAGCTGTTAACAAGTTCGGTCTTGCTGACAAGGTTTCATACGTATCTACCGGTGGTGGTGCTATGCTCGAGGCTATCGAGGGTAAGGTACTCCCAGGTGTAGCTGCAATCCAGAAGTAA
- a CDS encoding ATP-binding protein, protein MKMNYEELKTANATPAAASMVETFRAMGYSLETAMADILDNSISAGANNIWISRIWKGGQSIITIKDDGIGMNHQELIEAMRPGSQNPLEERSKSDLGRFGLGLKTASFSQCRRLTVYSKKADYKPVYWTWDLDYVAKTNQWELLQWIPDEYINALDDVSHGTLVVWSGLDRIINPETSEIDINSKAKFSSQLDKVKRHISMTFHRFIEEKVVKIFWCEHEIEPWNPFCEDEPKTQIRPTENIIGGISVKGYVLPHKSAFSSEVAYTKAEGINGWAAQQGFYVYRGKRLLLAGDWLGLFRKEEHYKLVRIKIDLPNTLDTEWQIDIKKSRAYPPMQNRSQLESYAKAVRSIGCEVYRHRGKILKQKAGTSFQPLWCEKKKDNKWSFVVNREHDMIQQIKSMAHDNPEKAINTLLSFIEETLPTKTIYINEAKGEESQLEPFTGINPSIITDMMRMMYDNQIKMGKTSEQAKAYLKTVEPFNIFEDLIENL, encoded by the coding sequence ATGAAGATGAATTACGAAGAACTCAAAACCGCTAATGCTACACCTGCTGCTGCGTCTATGGTTGAGACTTTTCGAGCTATGGGCTATAGTTTGGAAACAGCAATGGCTGATATATTAGATAACTCTATATCAGCTGGAGCGAATAATATCTGGATTTCAAGAATCTGGAAAGGTGGCCAATCCATTATAACTATTAAAGATGACGGTATTGGAATGAACCACCAAGAACTGATTGAAGCTATGAGACCGGGTTCTCAAAATCCTTTGGAAGAACGTTCAAAAAGTGATTTAGGACGATTTGGTTTGGGACTAAAAACCGCCTCATTCTCTCAATGTAGAAGACTTACCGTATATAGCAAAAAGGCTGATTACAAGCCCGTTTATTGGACTTGGGACTTAGACTATGTTGCAAAAACAAACCAATGGGAACTTCTTCAATGGATTCCTGATGAATATATAAATGCTCTTGATGATGTTTCTCATGGCACTTTGGTTGTATGGTCAGGTTTAGACCGAATCATTAACCCAGAAACAAGTGAGATTGATATTAACTCAAAGGCTAAATTTTCTTCACAATTAGATAAGGTGAAACGACACATTTCAATGACTTTTCACCGTTTTATTGAAGAAAAAGTTGTGAAGATTTTCTGGTGTGAACATGAGATAGAACCTTGGAATCCATTCTGTGAAGATGAACCAAAGACGCAGATAAGACCCACCGAGAATATTATTGGTGGAATATCTGTCAAGGGGTATGTTTTGCCTCATAAAAGTGCTTTCTCTAGCGAAGTAGCCTATACTAAAGCCGAAGGTATAAATGGATGGGCAGCTCAGCAGGGATTCTATGTGTATAGAGGAAAAAGATTACTTTTAGCAGGTGATTGGCTTGGGCTATTTAGAAAGGAAGAACACTATAAATTAGTGCGAATTAAGATAGATTTACCTAATACATTGGACACTGAATGGCAGATTGATATTAAAAAATCAAGAGCCTATCCTCCAATGCAAAATAGAAGTCAACTTGAATCTTACGCTAAAGCTGTAAGATCAATTGGCTGTGAAGTATATCGACATAGAGGAAAGATTCTGAAGCAGAAAGCTGGTACATCTTTCCAACCTCTATGGTGCGAGAAGAAAAAAGATAACAAATGGTCTTTTGTGGTTAATCGTGAACATGATATGATTCAGCAAATTAAAAGTATGGCTCATGATAACCCAGAGAAGGCTATTAACACTCTCCTTAGTTTTATTGAGGAAACGTTACCAACTAAGACTATTTATATCAATGAAGCAAAAGGTGAAGAGTCTCAACTTGAACCTTTTACAGGTATCAATCCTTCAATCATAACAGATATGATGCGGATGATGTATGATAACCAAATTAAAATGGGAAAGACATCTGAACAAGCCAAAGCATATCTAAAAACAGTAGAACCATTTAATATCTTTGAGGATTTAATCGAAAATTTATAG
- the queC gene encoding 7-cyano-7-deazaguanine synthase QueC, producing MKDSVIIVSGGLDSITLLYDKAESIALAISFDYGQNHGAKELPFAAYHCEKLGIPHITIPLSFMHQYFKSSLLDGAEAIPEGHYEEENMKSTVVPFRNGIMLSIATGIAESHELKRVYIANHGGDHTIYPDCRPEFIHAMNGATEAGTFVNVRVEAPYTEVTKAEIVARGAALGIDYSRTWSCYKGSDVHCGKCGTCMERREAFENAGVDDPTTYCKD from the coding sequence ATGAAAGATTCGGTTATTATTGTCAGTGGTGGACTGGATTCCATCACGCTGCTTTATGATAAAGCGGAGTCAATCGCCTTGGCAATCTCTTTTGACTATGGGCAGAATCATGGGGCTAAGGAATTGCCCTTTGCTGCATATCATTGTGAGAAGCTGGGTATTCCTCATATTACGATTCCACTTTCTTTTATGCACCAGTATTTCAAGAGTTCTCTGCTTGATGGTGCTGAGGCTATCCCGGAGGGGCATTATGAGGAGGAGAATATGAAGTCTACGGTTGTTCCCTTTCGTAATGGTATTATGCTGTCGATTGCGACAGGTATTGCCGAGAGTCATGAGCTGAAGCGGGTGTATATAGCTAATCATGGTGGTGACCACACGATTTATCCTGACTGTCGCCCGGAGTTCATCCATGCGATGAATGGTGCTACGGAAGCTGGAACGTTTGTTAATGTGCGTGTTGAAGCACCTTATACGGAGGTGACCAAGGCTGAGATTGTTGCTCGTGGTGCTGCGTTGGGAATTGATTATTCCAGGACATGGAGCTGTTATAAGGGCTCTGATGTACATTGTGGTAAGTGTGGTACCTGTATGGAGCGGAGAGAGGCCTTTGAGAATGCCGGTGTGGATGATCCGACAACCTATTGCAAGGATTGA
- a CDS encoding site-specific integrase has translation MKTEKMKVLLYLKKSGKDKQGKAPIMGRITLGRSIAQFSCKLSCDIDLWSPRESRMRGKSREAVEVNGKLDSLVLSIQSAYQTLLSKGQAFTATDIKEQFQGSVQSRCMLIERLDRLIREKEEHVGIDIKKDTLSNYHSTRSNLRTFIEEKYKVEDLAFSQLSENFIFDFRDFFLGTLGFQESSFYGAASQIKTVCRLAYREGLADTLLFANAKIARGDKKLPKALDRCSLDKLMNIQFGELEEEMETARDLFVFACHTGAAYCDLMGLRKTHLVRDDEGSLWLKFNRQKTGVLCRIKLLPEAIRIIEKYRSDERESLLPQMKYATYQSYLKALRLRASIAFPFATHTARHTFATLITLEQGVPIETVSKMLGHSNVSMTERYAKVTPQKLFVEFERFLSFTEDMQMSI, from the coding sequence ATGAAAACAGAAAAGATGAAGGTGTTGCTCTACCTCAAAAAGAGCGGAAAGGATAAGCAGGGTAAAGCTCCCATTATGGGACGTATCACACTTGGAAGGAGTATAGCACAGTTTAGTTGCAAGCTATCTTGCGATATAGATTTGTGGAGTCCTCGTGAGAGTAGAATGAGGGGCAAGAGCCGTGAGGCGGTGGAAGTGAACGGAAAGCTGGATAGTTTAGTACTTTCCATTCAGTCCGCTTATCAAACATTGCTGTCCAAAGGACAGGCATTTACTGCCACGGACATCAAGGAGCAGTTTCAAGGGAGCGTACAATCTCGGTGTATGCTTATAGAACGCCTTGATAGGCTTATCAGGGAGAAAGAAGAACACGTTGGAATAGATATTAAGAAAGATACGCTATCTAATTATCACTCTACACGAAGCAATCTTCGCACATTCATCGAAGAGAAATATAAGGTAGAGGATTTAGCTTTCTCACAACTATCTGAAAACTTTATTTTTGATTTTAGGGATTTTTTCTTGGGGACATTAGGTTTTCAAGAGAGCAGTTTCTATGGTGCAGCTTCCCAAATAAAGACCGTATGTAGGTTGGCATACCGTGAGGGATTGGCTGACACCTTGTTGTTTGCTAATGCAAAAATAGCAAGAGGAGATAAGAAGCTACCCAAAGCTCTTGACAGGTGTTCGCTTGACAAACTAATGAACATACAGTTTGGAGAGTTGGAGGAGGAAATGGAAACAGCAAGGGACTTGTTTGTCTTTGCCTGCCATACGGGTGCAGCCTATTGTGATTTGATGGGATTAAGAAAGACACATCTTGTCCGTGATGATGAGGGAAGTCTTTGGCTGAAGTTCAATAGGCAGAAGACAGGCGTACTTTGCCGTATCAAGTTGTTGCCCGAAGCCATCAGGATAATAGAGAAGTATCGAAGCGATGAAAGAGAAAGCCTATTGCCACAGATGAAATATGCCACCTATCAATCGTATCTTAAAGCATTGCGCTTAAGAGCTAGCATAGCCTTTCCTTTTGCCACACATACGGCAAGGCATACCTTTGCCACACTCATTACCCTTGAACAAGGCGTACCGATAGAAACGGTAAGCAAGATGTTGGGGCATAGCAATGTGAGTATGACCGAGCGATATGCAAAGGTTACGCCACAAAAACTATTTGTGGAATTTGAGCGTTTCCTTTCTTTCACGGAGGATATGCAGATGAGTATTTAG